The Amycolatopsis solani genome has a window encoding:
- a CDS encoding ABC transporter ATP-binding protein has product MELAVETRGLGKRYRRTWALRDCDLAVPAGRIVALVGPNGAGKTTLLHLAAGLLRPDSGEVRVFGQPPAAALAEIGFVAQDTPLYRDFTAAELITMGGKLNRRWDAAAARERLGSVPLDRPAGKLSGGQRAQVALALALAKRPRLLLLDEPIASLDPLARREFLRTLMGAVAEHGTTVLLSSHLLTDLERTCDHLVVLQDARVRLAGPVDDLLDAHRTVVGPRAGSDEIAGVAQVVRAHHTERQVTLLVRRTGPIDPLWTEHEVGLEDLVLGHLGAAEVPA; this is encoded by the coding sequence ATGGAGCTGGCGGTCGAAACCCGCGGGCTGGGCAAGCGGTACCGCCGCACCTGGGCCCTGCGCGACTGCGACCTGGCCGTGCCGGCCGGGCGGATCGTCGCGCTCGTCGGGCCGAACGGTGCGGGCAAGACCACCCTCCTGCACCTGGCCGCCGGGCTGCTGCGGCCGGATTCGGGCGAGGTGCGCGTGTTCGGGCAGCCGCCCGCCGCCGCGCTCGCGGAAATCGGCTTCGTCGCCCAGGACACCCCGCTCTACCGGGACTTCACCGCGGCCGAGCTGATCACCATGGGCGGCAAGCTGAACCGCCGCTGGGACGCCGCGGCGGCGCGGGAGCGGCTCGGCAGCGTGCCGCTGGACCGCCCCGCAGGCAAGCTCTCTGGCGGGCAGCGCGCGCAGGTCGCGCTGGCGCTCGCACTGGCCAAACGGCCGCGGCTCCTGCTGCTCGACGAGCCCATCGCGAGCCTGGACCCGCTGGCCCGCCGCGAGTTCCTGCGGACGCTCATGGGCGCGGTGGCCGAGCACGGGACCACCGTGCTGCTCTCGTCGCACCTGCTGACCGACCTCGAACGCACCTGCGATCACCTGGTCGTCCTCCAGGACGCCCGCGTCCGGCTGGCCGGTCCGGTCGACGACCTGCTCGACGCGCACCGCACGGTCGTCGGCCCGCGGGCGGGCAGCGACGAGATCGCGGGCGTCGCGCAGGTCGTGCGCGCCCACCACACCGAACGCCAGGTGACGCTGCTGGTGCGCCGCACCGGCCCGATCGATCCACTGTGGACAGAACACGAAGTGGGACTGGAAGACCTGGTGCTCGGGCACCTCGGCGCGGCGGAGGTGCCCGCGTGA
- a CDS encoding GntR family transcriptional regulator, whose protein sequence is MIEFVLDGRSRVATYMQLVVQVKQALRVGLLRPGDQLPKVREVAQELAINPNTVLKAYRELVLEGLAEGRPGVGTFVTGDLAGPSLGAQANLRDELLAWLERADAAGMTPDDIAALIETTMRGTAVPRG, encoded by the coding sequence GTGATCGAGTTCGTCCTGGACGGCCGTTCCCGGGTCGCCACGTACATGCAACTCGTCGTGCAGGTGAAGCAGGCGCTGCGGGTCGGCCTGCTGCGCCCCGGCGACCAGCTGCCGAAGGTCCGCGAGGTCGCGCAGGAGCTGGCGATCAACCCGAACACGGTGCTCAAGGCCTACCGCGAGCTGGTCCTGGAGGGCCTGGCCGAAGGACGGCCGGGGGTGGGCACGTTCGTCACCGGCGACCTGGCCGGCCCGTCGCTGGGCGCCCAGGCGAACCTGCGCGACGAGCTGCTGGCCTGGCTCGAGCGCGCCGACGCGGCGGGCATGACGCCGGACGACATCGCGGCGCTGATCGAGACGACCATGCGCGGAACAGCGGTACCGCGCGGGTAG